The following coding sequences are from one Gadus morhua chromosome 10, gadMor3.0, whole genome shotgun sequence window:
- the LOC115552856 gene encoding uncharacterized protein LOC115552856 isoform X2, whose product MSVIAGWSIYEGLLTNILQTQKMEKKRNRKPNWTEEQCLLLAQLVNEHKGDDCEKRWYVLQSKAKDEIAAHKRESSLTGGGPPAKRLSQVADTVFQVLGHSEVSVTGLPTGIDTSMMQALEMQQSIEPSQEPGPSSLPPEPSAAATQDSPADQTPFPSAAPAPSASLQERRLQLTIDVFEQQKKVLSLQEEYYRLKIEHLKNKPFRDCVLCLAFNNCR is encoded by the exons ATGTCTGTGATTGCTGGCTGGTCTATTTATGAAGGCTTGTTAACAAATATCCTACAAACACagaaaatggagaaaaaaaggaatcgCAAGCCGAACTGGACTGAGGAGCAATGTTTGTTGCTGGCCCAGTTGGTGAACGAACATAAAG GCGACGATTGTGAGAAAAGGTGGTATGTGCTGCAGTCCAAGGCAAAAGATGAGATTGCAGCACACAAGCGGGAATCCTCACTCACAG GGGGTGGACCACCTGCAAAGCGGCTGTCCCAGGTGGCCGACACTGTCTTTCAAGTCCTGGGACACTCTGAGGTCAGTGTCACCGGGCTGCCAACAGGCATTGACACGTCAATGATGCAGGCCCTTGAAATGCAGCAAAG CATTGAGCCATCACAAGAACCGGGCCCATCAAGTTTGCCGCCTGAACCATCTGCAGCTGCTACTCAGGATAGCCCGGCGGATCAAACACCATTCCCATCCGCAGCACCTGCTCCGTCAGCATCCCTGCAGGAGAGAAGATTGCAACTCACAATTGATGTGtttgaacaacaaaaaaaagtccTTTCCCTTCAGGAGGAGTACTACCGCCTTAAAATTGAACACCTAAAAAATAAACCATTTAGAGATTGTGTTCTGTGTCTTGCATTTAACAATTGCAGGTGA
- the LOC115552856 gene encoding uncharacterized protein LOC115552856 isoform X1 — translation MSVIAGWSIYEGLLTNILQTQKMEKKRNRKPNWTEEQCLLLAQLVNEHKGMLRGKFGPTVTSQGKRRAWDTISQTINASFPLVVRTGDDCEKRWYVLQSKAKDEIAAHKRESSLTGGGPPAKRLSQVADTVFQVLGHSEVSVTGLPTGIDTSMMQALEMQQSIEPSQEPGPSSLPPEPSAAATQDSPADQTPFPSAAPAPSASLQERRLQLTIDVFEQQKKVLSLQEEYYRLKIEHLKNKPFRDCVLCLAFNNCR, via the exons ATGTCTGTGATTGCTGGCTGGTCTATTTATGAAGGCTTGTTAACAAATATCCTACAAACACagaaaatggagaaaaaaaggaatcgCAAGCCGAACTGGACTGAGGAGCAATGTTTGTTGCTGGCCCAGTTGGTGAACGAACATAAAGGTATGTTACGAGGAAAATTTGGCCCAACTGTCACTAGCCAAGGCAAGAGGCGCGCCTGGGACACAATATCCCAAACAATCAATGCCTCTTTTCCACTGGTGGTGCGGACAGGCGACGATTGTGAGAAAAGGTGGTATGTGCTGCAGTCCAAGGCAAAAGATGAGATTGCAGCACACAAGCGGGAATCCTCACTCACAG GGGGTGGACCACCTGCAAAGCGGCTGTCCCAGGTGGCCGACACTGTCTTTCAAGTCCTGGGACACTCTGAGGTCAGTGTCACCGGGCTGCCAACAGGCATTGACACGTCAATGATGCAGGCCCTTGAAATGCAGCAAAG CATTGAGCCATCACAAGAACCGGGCCCATCAAGTTTGCCGCCTGAACCATCTGCAGCTGCTACTCAGGATAGCCCGGCGGATCAAACACCATTCCCATCCGCAGCACCTGCTCCGTCAGCATCCCTGCAGGAGAGAAGATTGCAACTCACAATTGATGTGtttgaacaacaaaaaaaagtccTTTCCCTTCAGGAGGAGTACTACCGCCTTAAAATTGAACACCTAAAAAATAAACCATTTAGAGATTGTGTTCTGTGTCTTGCATTTAACAATTGCAGGTGA
- the LOC115552745 gene encoding putative nuclease HARBI1 yields the protein MDIAGFPGVVGVIDGTHVRIIAPSEDEAVFVNRKNFHSINVQIVFNAAWKILDIVAKWPGSTHDARMLSESGIRQLFERRYVPANCHLLGDSGYPCKPWLLTPYLQPRQGPQLNYNRAHKTTRAVVERGIGQLKRRFHVLHGEVRLRPEKVSKVIIACAILHNICKVRQIAEPLEDGDEDEDGDNDEDGGEEDIHIPQGNLAQSGLPYRANFTNLH from the exons ATGGACATTGCAGGATTCCCTGGCGTTGTGGGTGTAATTGATGGAACACATGTGagaataattgcgccatcagaGGACGAGGCTGTCTTTGTTAACAGGAAGAATTTCCACAGCATCAATGTGCAAATAGTGTTCAATGCGGCCTGGAAGATTTTGGACATTGTGGCTAAATGGCCAGGCTCCACACATGATGCGAGAATGCTCTCCGAGAGTGGCATCAGACAGCTTTTTGAGAGACGCTATGTGCCAGCTAATTGCCACTTGTTAGGGGACAGTGGCTACCCATGCAAACCATGGCTCCTTACACCTTACCTCCAGCCACGCCAAGGGCCCCAACTAAACTATAACAG GGCCCACAAGACAACAAGAGCGGTGGTGGAGCGTGGCATAGGGCAGCTTAAGAGGCGCTTTCATGTTCTCCACGGAGAGGTGCGGCTGAGGCCTGAAAAAGTCAGCAAAGTCATCATAGCCTGTGCAATATTACACAATATTTGCAAGGTTAGACAGATTGCAGAACCTCTGGAGGAtggcgatgaggatgaggatggagacAACGATGAGGATGGTGGTGAAGAAGATATTCACATTCCACAGGGGAACCTAGCCCAGAGTGGACTGCCTTACAGGGCAAACTTCACAAATTTACAT